The following proteins are encoded in a genomic region of Haloarcula marina:
- a CDS encoding gluconate 2-dehydrogenase subunit 3 family protein, with product MTDYELTRRDALKALGAAGVTVAGGVAALSWPDGESEDENVAMGEHERETVRAVASTVYPSELRGVAGFVDGYLAGRVDADPERARGIADAVAALDRYAHDWEGDDFAALDAPKRDETLRGMGVHVSTPDPDGDPRQRVRYYLVNDLQFALYSSPTGGTLVGIENPQGHPGGTKSYRRPPE from the coding sequence GTGACAGACTACGAACTCACCAGACGAGACGCGCTGAAAGCACTCGGGGCCGCAGGAGTGACCGTCGCGGGCGGCGTGGCGGCGCTGTCGTGGCCGGACGGCGAGAGCGAGGACGAGAACGTTGCGATGGGAGAACACGAACGCGAGACGGTCCGCGCCGTCGCGAGCACCGTCTATCCGAGTGAACTCCGCGGTGTCGCGGGGTTCGTCGACGGCTACCTCGCCGGACGAGTCGACGCCGACCCGGAGCGAGCGCGGGGTATCGCAGACGCCGTCGCCGCCCTGGACCGGTACGCTCACGACTGGGAAGGTGACGACTTCGCCGCACTCGACGCGCCGAAACGGGACGAGACGCTACGGGGGATGGGCGTCCACGTCTCGACGCCGGACCCGGACGGCGACCCGCGTCAGCGGGTCCGGTACTACCTCGTGAACGACCTCCAGTTCGCGCTCTACAGTTCGCCGACCGGCGGGACGTTGGTCGGCATCGAGAATCCGCAGGGCCACCCCGGTGGGACGAAGAGTTATCGTCGACCGCCCGAGTGA
- a CDS encoding helix-turn-helix transcriptional regulator has translation MGGSSHVEYVGASSVRSDVVCTLCDRTRRTDELLSALDASESAVYDALSDLETRGVIVETPDGWRLSGIGRLVADTLARQHATDALLAAEPEYWESHDASVVPEPFRCRLPELGEYEVLRAAERDLRGLVPWVVEKVEAVESCDIVSPVYHREYQEAMPDNEDSRLLVSEPVVDDVLLNMEDGPYTRVYEETDVRVTTVSFALGVSERWTILTVPTYDGRWPSAKVYAESASAVEWGRDLFEHVWTASTPLETYLERQ, from the coding sequence ATGGGTGGCTCTTCACACGTCGAGTACGTCGGGGCGTCGTCGGTTCGGTCGGACGTAGTGTGTACGCTCTGTGACCGGACGCGGCGGACCGACGAACTCCTCTCTGCACTCGACGCCAGCGAATCAGCCGTCTACGACGCGCTGTCTGACCTCGAAACACGCGGCGTCATCGTCGAGACGCCCGATGGCTGGCGACTCAGCGGAATCGGGCGATTGGTCGCGGACACGCTCGCTCGGCAACACGCGACGGACGCGTTGCTCGCGGCGGAACCCGAGTATTGGGAGTCCCACGACGCGAGCGTGGTTCCGGAGCCGTTCCGCTGCCGCCTCCCGGAACTGGGGGAGTACGAAGTACTTCGTGCCGCCGAGCGCGACCTCCGTGGTCTGGTGCCGTGGGTGGTCGAGAAAGTCGAAGCCGTCGAGAGCTGTGACATCGTCTCGCCGGTGTACCACCGGGAGTATCAGGAGGCCATGCCGGACAACGAGGACTCACGACTCCTCGTATCGGAACCCGTGGTCGACGACGTGCTACTGAACATGGAGGACGGGCCGTACACGCGGGTCTACGAGGAGACGGACGTGCGTGTCACGACCGTCTCCTTCGCCCTCGGCGTCTCCGAACGGTGGACCATACTGACGGTGCCGACGTACGACGGGCGGTGGCCGTCTGCGAAAGTGTACGCCGAGTCGGCGTCGGCGGTTGAGTGGGGACGTGACCTGTTCGAGCACGTCTGGACGGCGTCGACGCCACTCGAAACGTATCTCGAGCGACAGTAG
- the trmB gene encoding HTH-type sugar sensing transcriptional regulator TrmB — protein sequence MSSDDLEASLEQVISRFNLGEYEIAAYLAVLQHGEMTASEIAENTSIPQPRVYDTVRSLSDVGLVELKESRPMKVLAIDPREAFGDIQESLNSLVDDLSSRYVAPAREPEAVSLVKSRPTILRYLDDIIDAAEYELTLSLTPSLLDRFESKLAKRRDSGIATEILLSPSSKAPSPTEFDYASVATTVKGRRGITTPVVAVADGNYSMYATRESIQGESDRYGVIFNRSELGFLVSGFLNTVLWTTAEVIATDGMGLPFPRRYGTIRRCISDLTTLEGKFYATIEGRDVETGEHWVVQGEVAEVSFGPNREVATLVVETAEGPVDVGGQVAAYEDIEAYEIQIGRDEPPTA from the coding sequence ATGTCCAGTGACGATTTGGAGGCGTCACTAGAGCAGGTCATATCACGCTTCAATCTCGGCGAATACGAGATTGCGGCGTATCTGGCCGTCCTCCAACATGGCGAGATGACGGCGTCGGAGATAGCAGAGAACACGAGCATCCCGCAACCACGGGTGTACGATACGGTCAGGAGCCTCAGCGACGTCGGCCTCGTCGAACTGAAGGAGTCCCGGCCGATGAAGGTCCTCGCGATAGACCCCCGCGAGGCGTTCGGCGACATTCAGGAATCGCTGAATTCGTTAGTCGACGACCTCTCATCGCGGTACGTTGCCCCGGCCCGCGAGCCGGAAGCCGTCTCGCTCGTGAAGTCCCGGCCGACGATTCTGCGCTACCTCGACGACATCATCGATGCGGCGGAGTACGAACTGACGCTGTCGCTGACGCCCTCGCTGCTCGACCGGTTCGAGTCGAAGTTGGCCAAGCGCCGCGACTCGGGCATCGCGACGGAGATTCTCCTCTCGCCGTCTTCGAAGGCGCCGTCGCCGACAGAGTTCGACTACGCGTCGGTTGCGACGACGGTGAAGGGGCGACGGGGTATCACGACGCCCGTCGTCGCCGTCGCCGACGGCAACTACTCGATGTACGCGACGCGCGAGTCCATTCAGGGCGAGAGCGACCGGTACGGCGTCATCTTCAACCGCTCGGAACTCGGCTTCCTCGTCTCTGGGTTCCTCAACACCGTCCTGTGGACGACGGCGGAGGTCATCGCGACCGACGGAATGGGCCTCCCCTTCCCGCGGCGGTACGGAACGATACGGCGCTGTATCTCCGACCTGACGACGCTCGAAGGCAAGTTCTACGCGACCATCGAAGGCAGGGACGTCGAGACGGGCGAACACTGGGTCGTTCAGGGAGAGGTCGCCGAGGTGTCGTTCGGGCCGAATCGCGAGGTGGCGACGCTCGTCGTCGAGACGGCGGAGGGACCGGTCGACGTAGGCGGACAGGTCGCCGCCTACGAGGACATCGAAGCCTACGAGATACAGATCGGCCGCGACGAACCGCCGACCGCCTGA
- a CDS encoding dolichyl-phosphate hexose transferase has translation MNAVSTQQADETRYTFDDLAVVMGTYNEEEAIGSVLSDIDDVTDGRAEVVCVDGSSDRTPEIAREHGATVVEQEPQGYGVAVREAVLTPERPVVVTTDCDDTYPMARLPDFLDEINDGADVVSGDRLYFGADEMPGMNKLGNELFALLASVLMGKRVHDTTTGMRAYRREVLQKIRWTENTGLSAELLMRPLTRGYDVRERPIEYDERKGETKLDPFSGGAAIAKSIVRVAYEERFR, from the coding sequence ATGAACGCAGTGTCGACGCAACAGGCCGACGAGACCAGATACACGTTCGACGACCTCGCCGTCGTCATGGGCACGTACAACGAGGAAGAAGCCATCGGGAGCGTCCTTTCGGACATCGACGACGTGACCGACGGCCGGGCCGAGGTGGTCTGTGTCGACGGCTCGAGCGACCGAACGCCCGAAATCGCCCGTGAACACGGCGCGACGGTCGTCGAACAGGAACCGCAGGGCTACGGCGTCGCGGTCCGCGAAGCCGTCCTCACGCCCGAGCGCCCGGTCGTCGTCACGACGGACTGCGACGACACGTACCCGATGGCGCGACTCCCCGACTTTCTCGACGAGATAAACGACGGGGCGGACGTGGTCAGCGGCGACCGACTCTACTTCGGGGCCGACGAGATGCCCGGAATGAACAAACTCGGCAACGAACTGTTCGCACTGCTGGCGAGCGTGTTGATGGGCAAGCGCGTCCACGACACGACGACGGGCATGCGTGCCTACCGCCGCGAGGTGCTCCAGAAGATACGCTGGACGGAGAACACCGGTCTCTCGGCGGAACTCCTGATGCGCCCGCTCACGCGCGGCTACGACGTGCGCGAGCGCCCCATCGAGTACGACGAGCGCAAGGGCGAGACGAAACTCGACCCGTTCTCGGGCGGCGCGGCTATCGCGAAGTCCATCGTCCGCGTGGCCTACGAAGAACGGTTCCGGTGA